In the genome of Streptomyces collinus, one region contains:
- a CDS encoding LAETG motif-containing sortase-dependent surface protein, with protein sequence MAVLSVSRRARAVRVLGVVSASAALALGTAGNALACDISEFSAEAKCDGDKGVITVTDVDPAGIPATVTVYLQNNGADAKKVGTQVVKGSREGTTITFAEAWQPNAEYRVHVKAARYVDEDIKPNLVTPATACQKEEEPPASTPPATPTPSASPSKPAEESESPAPEPSESQSSSPAGNVPAPAGDSNLAETGADSNTGIIAGIAAALVVVGGGAVFFGMRRRGANSDS encoded by the coding sequence GTGGCAGTTCTGTCCGTATCCCGCCGCGCACGTGCCGTGCGCGTCCTCGGTGTCGTCTCCGCCTCGGCCGCGCTCGCGCTCGGCACCGCCGGCAACGCGCTCGCCTGCGACATCAGCGAGTTCTCCGCCGAGGCGAAGTGCGACGGTGACAAGGGCGTCATCACCGTCACCGACGTCGACCCCGCCGGCATCCCGGCCACGGTCACCGTGTACCTGCAGAACAACGGCGCCGACGCGAAGAAGGTCGGTACGCAGGTGGTCAAGGGCTCGCGCGAAGGCACCACCATCACCTTCGCCGAGGCCTGGCAGCCGAACGCCGAGTACCGCGTCCACGTCAAGGCCGCTCGTTACGTCGACGAGGACATCAAGCCGAACCTCGTCACCCCGGCCACGGCCTGCCAGAAGGAGGAGGAGCCCCCGGCTTCGACTCCCCCGGCGACGCCGACCCCGTCGGCCTCCCCCTCCAAGCCCGCCGAGGAGAGCGAGAGCCCGGCTCCGGAGCCGTCGGAAAGCCAGAGCAGTTCCCCCGCGGGCAACGTGCCCGCCCCGGCCGGTGACTCCAACCTCGCTGAGACCGGTGCCGACTCCAACACCGGCATCATCGCCGGCATCGCGGCGGCCCTGGTCGTCGTCGGTGGCGGTGCGGTGTTCTTCGGCATGCGCCGTCGCGGGGCGAACAGCGACAGCTGA
- a CDS encoding maleylpyruvate isomerase family mycothiol-dependent enzyme — protein sequence MTPLAHDRYCDEIAHQIALLRQVVTSGADLSGTVPTCPDWSLEELVRHTGGALRWAELMVRTRAAEEVPEEQVPGVAGPEAVGDAAALDAWLAETGEQIVATLREAGPDAKVWGWAGIQSSGFWARRMTHEITVHRADAALAAGLPYDVAPEVAADTIDEWLQIVEHVQRTEPRDVVRELVGPGSSIHLHATDTGPDLNAEWVVELTEDGVRWRRGHEKATVALRGPLTFVLLAFYRRLPLDAKELEVLGERELLEFWLERATF from the coding sequence ATGACGCCACTCGCGCACGACCGCTACTGCGACGAAATCGCCCATCAGATCGCCCTGTTGCGGCAGGTGGTGACCTCCGGGGCAGACCTGTCCGGCACCGTGCCCACCTGCCCCGACTGGTCGCTGGAGGAACTCGTCCGGCACACGGGCGGCGCGCTGCGCTGGGCGGAGCTGATGGTGCGGACCCGGGCCGCGGAGGAGGTGCCCGAGGAGCAGGTGCCCGGCGTGGCCGGTCCCGAGGCCGTCGGTGACGCCGCCGCACTGGACGCCTGGCTGGCGGAGACGGGCGAGCAGATCGTCGCCACGCTCCGGGAGGCCGGACCGGACGCGAAGGTGTGGGGCTGGGCCGGGATACAGAGCTCCGGGTTCTGGGCCCGCAGGATGACGCACGAGATCACCGTGCACCGCGCCGACGCCGCCCTCGCCGCCGGGCTGCCCTACGACGTCGCGCCCGAGGTCGCCGCCGACACGATCGACGAATGGCTCCAGATCGTGGAGCACGTGCAGCGGACGGAGCCGCGGGACGTGGTGAGGGAGCTGGTCGGCCCGGGCAGCAGCATCCATCTGCACGCCACCGACACCGGGCCGGACCTGAACGCCGAGTGGGTCGTCGAGCTCACCGAGGACGGTGTCCGCTGGCGCCGGGGCCACGAGAAGGCCACGGTCGCGCTGCGCGGGCCGCTCACCTTCGTGCTGCTCGCGTTCTACCGCCGGCTGCCGCTCGACGCCAAGGAGCTGGAGGTCCTGGGCGAGCGGGAGTTGCTGGAGTTCTGGCTGGAGCGGGCCACCTTCTGA